A region from the Engraulis encrasicolus isolate BLACKSEA-1 chromosome 18, IST_EnEncr_1.0, whole genome shotgun sequence genome encodes:
- the hey2 gene encoding hairy/enhancer-of-split related with YRPW motif protein 2 translates to MKRPSEDSSSDSDMDETIDVGSENNYSGQSSGSFIRCSSPTTTTQTMARKKRRGIIEKRRRDRINNSLCELRRLVPTAFEKQGSAKLEKAEILQMTVDHLKMLQATGGKAGYFDAHALAMDFMSIGFRECLTEVARYLSSVEGLESGDPLRVRLVSHLSSCASQREAAAMTSSMAHHHHHHPHPHHHPHHPAQALHPHHWAAAAAAAALHPIPAAAFLQNGLPTSPSEAVAAAASARLSEVPTRGSALLSAPSSFSSPTSSSISSSSSSSSTTTPSSTSSTTSSSSAAHSDTTLRAPSTGSVAPCVPPQISTTSLLSLSATVHAAAAAAAAQTFPLSFPGGFPIFTPSLTASSSSSGSHAAAAAVAAAAAAAAAQAHSPSISTSTSTSQHTSSSGGGGGGGSKSSSSSSNSSASKPYRPWGTEVGAF, encoded by the exons ATGAAGAGGCCTTCTGAGGATAGCAGTTCTGACAGCGACATGGATGAAACAATTGATGTCGGAAGTGAAAACAATTATTCTGG GCAAAGTAGCGGTTCATTCATAAGGTGCAGTTCACCCACAACAACTACCCAAACTATGGCCcggaagaaaagaagaggg ATTATCGAGAAAAGACGAAGAGACAGGATAAATAACAGCTTATGTGAGTTGCGCCGACTTGTACCTACAGCATTTGAAAAACAG GGCTCCGCCAAATTGGAAAAGGCGGAAATACTGCAGATGACGGTGGATCACCTGAAGATGCTCCAAGCCACCGGCGGCAAAG CAGGCTATTTCGATGCCCACGCGCTGGCCATGGACTTCATGAGCATCGGCTTCCGGGAGTGTCTGACGGAGGTTGCCCGCTACCTGAGCTCCGTGGAGGGCCTGGAGTCGGGCGACCCCCTGCGCGTGCGCCTGGTGTCCCACCTGAGCAGCTGCGCCTCCCAGCGGGAAGCGGCCGCCATGACCAGCTCCatggcccaccaccaccaccaccacccgcacccgcaccaccACCCGCACCACCCGGCCCAGGCCCTGCACCCCCACCACTgggctgccgccgccgctgcggCCGCCCTCCACCCCATACCCGCCGCCGCCTTCCTCCAGAACGGACTGCCCACCTCCCCCTCGGAGGCCGTGGCCGCTGCCGCCTCGGCCAGGCTGTCGGAGGTCCCCACGCGGGGCTCGGCGCTGCTCTCggccccttcctccttctcctcgcccacctcctcttccatatcatcttcctcctcctcctcgtcgaccaccaccccctcctccacttcctccaccacctcctcctcctccgctgcacACTCCGACACCACGCTCAGGGCGCCCTCTACGGGCAGTGTGGCGCCCTGCGTGCCCCCGCAGATCTCCACCACCTCCCTGCTGTCGCTCTCGGCCACCGTGCACGCTGCTGCTGCGGCCGCCGCGGCCCAGACCTTTCCCCTGTCCTTCCCGGGGGGCTTCCCCATCTTCACGCCCAGCCTGACGGCCTCCTCGTCCAGCAGTGGCAGCCatgcggcagcggcagcagtagcagcagcggcggcagcggcagcagcacagGCGCACAGCCCTTCCATATCTACCAGCACTTCCACATCAcaacacaccagcagcagtggcggTGGCGGAGGGGGTGGtagcaaaagcagcagcagcagcagcaacagcagtgccAGCAAACCGTATCGGCCTTGGGGGACTGAAGTGGGAGCTTTTTGA